TTAATGGGATTAATGGCAGCCGGTGAAATTGATTCCGCGGCGGTAAGACGTGGTATCCACTTTTTAATCGAAGCGCAAAATGAAGATGGAAACTGGGACGAAGAACCATTTACTGGAACCGGTTTTCCCAAAGTGTTCTATCTCAAGTATCACCTCTACCGTACTTACTTTCCTTTGATGGCGCTGGCTCGATTCGAGCGTTTACGACGCTGATTTCTCTCTACAGTCTCTGCCTTTTTTTAGTAGTGTTTTTTCTTATGCACAGAACGTCACGTTCGTTTAAAAAACGAAACATTCACAAATTTTTAATAAAAAAACACCCTATAAAAAAGGGTTAAAAGGCAACTTACTACACACAACCGCACTACGAAAAAAATATTTTTAGTTTTTTTTAAACTAAGTTTATTCCGTTCTTGTTTCCTCTTCATGACAGGTGTAATTTCTGGCCTGCTCAAACTTACTCTTGATTCTAAAGAGTAGCTGTAAACTTTTTCGCAGGCACCCTCTAAACCCATAGTTTCACTGGAGTCTTAAATGAAGAGATGTACTGGAACCTCTAAGCGCGGGTTCACGCTAATCGAACTACTTGTTGTGATTGCAATCATTGCGATTCTGATTGCATTACTTCTCCCGGCAGTGCAGCAGGCTAGAGAAGCAGCCCGCCGTTCTACCTGTAAAAACAATTTGAAACAAATCGGACTGGCAATTCACAACTATGCCGAAACGCATCGTGTATTTCCTTTGGGTTATGTAAGAAACGCTTCTGCTACTGAAGATTTTAGCTGGGCTTGGTCTACCTTTCTCTTACCATTCATGGATCAGGCATCATTGTACAACGCGATCTCACCAAATGGCCAAGCTCAACTGCCACTAGCGACTGACACTTTAGGTGGAGTAGTCAACGCATTACAGACGTCAATTCCAGTATATCGTTGCCCTTCGTCTGTCGCACCTGCGATCAATACGGAAAGAACAGACAATGTACCCGCTGGCTATGGTACAACAAATTATCCTGGAGTTTCCGGCCATACTTCAAGCATTGCTCCTAACACAACTTATACAAACAAAGGAACATTCTACCAACGTAGTGCTCTTCGTTTCCGTGATTTCACAGATGGTGCTTCGAATACTATGCTGGTCGGTGAACGTGCATTTCGAAATAGTGCACCAGCAACTCAACAACCTGCCGCTGCCATCTGGGCAGGAGGTCGTTATAATCGAATTGGTCCTAGTGGGATCATTTCCCCTTTAAGTGACCTAAAAGAGGATGCAACTGGTGATGTCTCAGACTCTACACGCATCAACCAACAAAATGCTGCTGCTCATCGTGGTTTTGGTAGCCAGCACGTTGGTGGTTGTCACTTCCTATTGGGAGACGGTACTGTTCGCTTCATAAGTGAAAATATTGACGCTAGTGACTTTGACACAGCAGTAGGAGCGATTTCCCTAGGAACCTATCAGAGACTAGCCATTGTTAATGATGGTCAAACTCTAGGTGAATTCTAATTAAGTACCTTACTTGAACTTTGTTCCTGCTAATATTTAGTATCTGAACAAAAATCACAAACAGGCAGAATCTCAACACGCAACCCGTTGAGATTTCTGCCTGTTTTGTTTTGATCTTAGCGTGAAATACAAGCTGTCAGTGTAATCCAAATCCCTCCCGATAAAACTCTTCTTGCACACATCAAGGATATCAGATATGGTTCCCTGTTGGCTCACACTCATGATCTACAGCAAGCGTCCTTAAAATTGAGTCAAAATGAATTCTTCAGTGCCTTTGGATTAGATTTGATTACTATCCTTACACTGAAGAATACTGATTTCAATGTACGCGAATGAATTTCGCCGATTGAACGTTCCCATGGAAGGGCGCATATGCAAAGAGTGCAGAGTTTACGATTCTGGATTGATTACACCATTCCACTTCTGCACCAGCTTTCTACTTACAAACTCCGCTCCCTCTGTCAGCTTCTGTTATCGCTTTGTTTGATCGTCACTTACACTACAATCCCTGAATCATCATACGCCTCAGAGATTGAGAGTTGCGAACAATTATTACTTTCCGGCCAATATGAAAAATGCATCGCAACCGCCGAAACTGCCATCAATCAAAAAACATACGGCTCCGAATGGCCTGCACTCAAAGCACAAGCTGAGCTAGCCGTTGGACAATACGTTGAAGCCAGACAAACAATCGGTGCCGGCCTCAAACGCTATTCCTGGAGCCTGCCACTCAGATTGTTGGCTTATAAAATCTATCTGTTGAATAATCAACGCGATGAAGCCTTCGTGTTCTTAAACAGCATTCATGAACTCGCCAACCGTTCTGCCTGGCGTTATACCGACGCCGATAGCCTGGTCGCATTGGGACAAGCTTCATTATTAAAACATTTTGATCCGGGAGAAGTGCTTGAATCATTTTACGATCGTGCGATCAAAGAATATCCGACTCATCGAAATGCGTATCTGGCCATTGGGAGCCTGGCATTAGCTAAGAACGACTTTGTTTTGGCACAAGAAACATTTCAAACGGCATTGAAACACATTCCCAATGATGCCGACCTTCTATTTGGTCTGGCGATGTCAATGCAACGTTCGAATCCGGAACGTTCACAAAAACTACTCATTCAGGTACTCAACTCAAACCCCAAGCATATCCCCACACAGCTACATCAAGTTTCCCAGTTGATTCACTCCGAACAATACGATGACGCTAAAAAGCAACTGGATCAAATTTTGTTAATCAACCGACATCTGGCAGAGGCCTGGTCCTACCTGGCAGTCATCGCTCATCTGGAAAATCAACCTGATGCTGAAACCGCTTATTACTGGCAGGCATTAAGTCATCACGATCAAAATCCCGAAGTCGACTATCTCATTGGAAAAAAGCTATCTGAACACTATCGGTTTCAAGAAGGAGCCGCATATCAACAGCAGGCTCTAGAGAAGGATTCGAATTTCCTTCCCGCTCGGATTCAATTAGCACAGGATGAACTTCGTTTGGGACGCGAAGTCAGCGGCTGGGAGCACGCACTGCAAGCCCATCATCAAGATGGGTACGATACAACGACGTTCAACCTGCTGGAACTGAAAGACCAATTGGCAAAATTCAAAACGCTGGAAGATGATTATTTTGTCATCCGTATGGAATCGAAAGAAGCAGACGTCTACGGCCAGGAGGTCATCAAACTCTTACACGAAGCGCGAGAAGTACTCTGCCAAAAATATGATTTCAAACTCAAAGATAAAATCACTGTCGAAATCTTTCCCGATCCCGACGATTTTGCCGTACGTACATTTGGAATGCCTGCCGTCTCCGGCTATCTGGGTGTCTGCTTCGGAAAAGTGATCACGGCGAACAGCCCTGCGTCTCAATCAGAGAACCCCACCAACTGGCAGTCTGTCTTATGGCATGAATTCTGTCACGTTGTTACATTAGAACTTACAAAAAACAAAATGCCACGTTGGATCAGTGAAGGCATTTCTGTTTATGAAGAACGGCAAAAAAATCCCCGTTGGGGTGAGACTATGATTCCTGAATACCGGGAGATGATTCTGAAAGGGGAAGCCACACCGATTAGTGAATTAAGCAGTGCGTTTCTTAATCCCAAAAGCGGCATGCACATTCAATTCGCATATTATCAATCTTCGATTGTCGTTGAATATCTGATCGAACAGTTCGGGTTTGAAGCTTTAAAACAAATTTTAAATGATCTACGTGTTGGAATTCCCATTAATGTCGCCATTGAACGACGTACAAAGACTCTGGGAGAGCTGGAACAGGAATTCGCGATCTACATAAACGAGAAGGCCCGGAATTTTGGGCCTTCTATCGATTGGTCAGAACAGAATTTGACCGCTCTGATGAGTGATGATACACAGCGATTTGAGGAATGGATTCGAGAACACCCCCATCACTTCAAAGGCCTCATGGCATATGCTCAGGTTCTTGAAGAAGAGAACCGGCTCAAAGAACTTGAAGTGGTATTGAAGAAACTGATTCAACTCTATCCTCACTATACAGGATCAGATAATGCCAGTGAGAAATTAGCAAACCTCTTTAGACAACAAAAGCGTTTTGATCAGGAACAGAAAATACTTGAGCAATACGCGGAAATTGATCCCAATGCCCTGAATGTCTTTCATCGACTCACTGAACTCTATCAGAAGTCACAAAACTGGCCCGCAGTTTACAAAACGGCCCAACAGGCACACGCAATTAACCCACTCTACCAAGAAACTCAACAGGCACTTGCTAAAGCCTGTATCGAACTGAAACGACAGCAGGAAGCAATCAACGCTTATCGCGCCATTTTGGTGCTGAATCCGCACAATAAAGCAGAAGCTCATTATCAACTTGCCCGTTTACTGAAACAAAATGATTTCCAACTGGCAAAACGACACACACTCATTGCGCTCGAAGAGGCGCCTCGTTTCCGAGAGGCGCATCAACTATTACTCGAACTGACAACAAACAAACCTTAAAACCATGAAAACAGGTTTTGATATGGACTAATCAGGCTCAAGGAGGAGCCGACCATGAGAACGAGTTTGATTTCATCAGCAGTGATCTGCGTGTCATTGATCGTGGTTACGATCAGCATTGGGCAATACAGTCCGTCGATTCCCTCGGACCGAGGTGGAGTTCCGGACTGGAAAAATGACTCGGAATTCAAACATGATGTCTTCACATTTGTCCGAATCAGATACAACTCACATCAAGGCTGGCGACGCTGGGCCACCGATTACCCCGATAGTGATCTCAATTTCTCTTATCGTTTGCAGCAACTCACTTCCATGAAAGTCGATCCGCAAGGACGCATTCTGGAACTGAGCGATGAAGAACTATTTGATTACCCTTTCATCTATATGATTGAGCCCGGCTCTCTGGAATTCACGGAAGAAGAAGTGACCGCCCTCAGACGCTATTTAACCAACGGCGGATTCATGATGGTCGACGACTTCTGGGGTGAAGCGGAATGGGATAACTTCGCTTTGGAAATGAAACGTGTTTTTCCAGAACGAGAACTGGTAGATATTCCGCTGGAGCATCCGATTTTTCACTGCGTCTATGATCTTAAAGAAAAGCCACAAGTTCCCAGTATTGGTGTCGCACAGTGGGGACGTTCCGAGGGAATCACCTGGGAACGGGAAGACGCAAAAGAAGTTCATTATCGCGGCTTATTCGACGACCAAGGTCGTCTGATGACCGTTGTTTGTCACAATACTGACCTGGGTGATGGCTGGGAAAGAGAAGGGGAGGACAAATGGTATTTTCAAGAGTTTTCGGAAAAGAAAGCCTACCCCCTGGGAATTAATATCGTCTTTTATGCAATGACACATTGAATGCAGCGCACGTCATTTTATCGTTTTTTCAGGAGCTGAATCGTGAACTTGAAACTTGTCACCCCTGAGGGCCGCAGTGAAGAAGAACGCATTTTCGAAATGCTGCAGAATAGTCGTCAACAGATAGACTCCGAAATTTCCAAAGCGGTCATCGGACAAAAAGAAATCATTGATCAACTTCTAATTGCATTATTTGCAGGAGGGCACTGTCTTATTACAGGAGCCCCCGGACTCGCCAAAACATTACTGGTGAATTCACTGGCCCAGGTATTCAAATTGAAATCACAACGCATTCAGTTCACACCAGACCTGATGCCTGCAGACATCACGGGCACAGAAATTTTAGCTGCAGATTCTCAAGACGAACAAGGATTGAAATTCGTCAAAGGACCTGTCTTTACCAATATCCTTTTAGCCGATGAAATCAACCGGACACCTCCTAAAACTCAAGCAGCTTTATTAGAAGCGATGCAGGAAAAACAAGTTACGGTTACCGGCGTCAAATACGAACTGGACAAACCCTTTTTTGTACTGGCGACTCAAAACCCAATCGAAATGGAGGGCACCTACCCGCTCCCCGAAGCGCAGCTGGACCGTTTCATGTTTAATCTGGTCATCGACTATCTTTCGGAGGATGACGAAGTCGCCGTGGTCACTCAAACCACGGCCCGCGATTCTGAACCGATTGTCCCTCTCTTCACGGGCCATGACATTCAACAGTTTCATCAATTTGTCCGCGACGTTCCGGTTGCTGAAGAGATTGTGCGTTATGCAGTTCAACTCTGCGCCGCTTCTCGTCCTCATCAGCCGGGCACTCCTGACTTTGTGAATGAATGGGTCAACTGGGGTGCTGGACTGCGAGCTGCACAAAGCTTGATTCTCGGAGCCAAAGCACGCGCGGTTCTGTGGGGGCGAGTGCACGTCACAATGGAAGACATTCAGGCATTATTGGCGCCTGTCCTCAGACACCGCATCCTGATCAATTATCGTGCTGAAGCGGAAGGCATTACCGTCGAACAGATTGTCCAGCAATTGATTGAATCTACGAAAAGGCCCGTTGCAGCATGAGTTCATTTTCAATGAAACAAAATTCCCCTCACAAAACGAAACAGAATCAGCGATTCGCATCCCAGCGCATTGACCCAGCCTGTTTAATGCGCATCAAATCTTTGGAACTAAGGGCCAAATCGGTTGTGGAAGGATCCTGGAATGGTTTACATCGCAGTCCTTACCACGGGTTTTCGGTAGAATTCACTGAATACCGAGAGTACTCACCTGGTGATGATCCCCGCCACATCGACTGGAAACTGGCAGCCCGATCGAATCAGCACTTTATCAAACGCTACGAAGAAGAAACGAATCTCTGCTGTCATATGCTGCTCGATTTAAGTTCGTCCATGCAATTCCACAGCCTGGGTTATTCCAAAGCAGATTATGCCAAAACCCTGGTCGCGACGTTTGCCTATTTTCTTTCAACTCAACGTGATGCGAGTGGTCTGATTATCTTTGATGAACAGGTCGAATCAGTTGTGCCTGCGCGTTTTACCCGCGGTCAGCTTAGAAGAATCCTGATTGAACTGGAACGACCTCCACAGGGGTCCCATACCAATTTCATCTCTCCGTTAAAACATGCAGTAGAAACCATCAAGAAACGGGGGTTGGTCGTGTTAGTCTCCGACCTGCTTTCTCCCACTGAGGAGTTAAGTACACACCTGGGATATCTGCGTGCCAAAGGCCATGAGGTTGCTTTGTTTCAAATCCTTGACCCGGCTGAGCTTCATTTTGACTTCAGTGAAACCGCGATTTTTGAAGATCTGGAATCAGGAGACCATATGGCCCTGAATCCGAAAGCAGCTCAGGCCAATTATCAGCAGCAAATGGACCAACATTTGGAAGAAATTCAAACGATTTGTCGACAGCAAGGAGTGCATTACCACAAACTGACGACGGATACGCCGCTGGAGTCGGGCTTATCCAGTTTTCTAACCGATCGCGCCGCATGGAAGTAATTTAATAATAGAGGAAGTACCGTTGAGTTTTTTGACCCCACTCTATTTATTTGGAATCATAGCCGTCGGCTTACCGATCTTACTGCATCTGGTCAGACATCAACCTAAAAATGTCTTTCAATTCAGTACGCTCCGCTTCCTGGAACACAAGCCCCCTCAGACGAACCGCAAAAACAAAATTGAACACTGGTTACTATTACTACTTCGGGCTGTCGCCGTGATGTTACTGGTCGCCGCTTTTGCACGTCCCTTTTTCAAAAGCAAGGATCTTGAACTGGCTAAGAATTCCACAACTCAGCAAACCATTTTGTTGATCGACACGAGTTCCAGCATGCGGCGGGAAACACTTTGGAACGCAGCTCTAGAAAAAGCCAAAAACATCATTCAACAAGCGAGGAAGAATCAAATCGCAATTTACACCTTTGATTCGAAGCTGACTCCTGTTAAAGGTCTTAATGAAACAAAACAGCTAAAAACTCATCAGTCCCATAAATTCGATCAGGAACGACTCACAAAGTTAACCCCTGGATGGAATTCTACAAATCTTGGTAAGGCTTTGACTGAAATTGCTGCGCTGTTACAGCAGCAGGCCGCTTCCGATCCAGCAAAAACTCCTCTGCAAAACAGCACGATTGAACTGATCACTGATTTTCAGGCAGGTTCTCAACTTAATGCACTTAATAATTTCTCATGGCCAGAGGAACTCAAAGTTCGTTTACATCAACTGCCAGTCAAAAAAACAAGTAATGCCGGTTTACAATTGCTGGCATTGAATGAGTCATCCGAGGCGACTGTGCGCATCGTTAATGCCGCCGATTCCAAACAGGAGCAATTTACACTCACCTGCCAGGGGAAAGAGAGTACATCGAAACAAGTTTATGTTCCCCGGGGTCAATCGCGCGTGGTCCAAATACCGACACAAGAAGATATGCAGCATGTCAAACAAATCGTTCTCAGTGGCGATGCGCATGATTTTGACAATACGCTTTATCTTCAGCCAATTACAAAAACAAAATTAAATATCGTGCATTACGCCACACCCGAAACCAGCGCCACTCAATCTCCTGACTTTTTTGCCAAACGGGCATTTCCTTCCACCAAATCGCGAGAAGTTCATTATCTGACAGTCGGCCCTGATTCACCCAAAATTTTGATTGCTTCGACCAAGATTCATCTGATGATACTCAGCCGCCCACTATCACAGTCTGAAACCAGTCTGGTGAAACAATATCTGCAACAAGGTGGAATCGTGCTCTGTTCTTTACATAATGAGAGAGCCAGTCAAACCTTAAAATCATTACTCCCTTTCCCACAAAAAATAGCCAGAAAATTGACCGTTGCTCCCGCTGAAGTAAATGGCTACGCACTACTCACGAACATCAACTTTGATCATCCGACCTTTCAAATGTTTCAGGCTCCTGAATTCTCAGACTTTACAAAACTGAAGTTCTGGAAGTATCAACGACTGAGCTTGCCAGACAGCGTCCCACATCAGGTTCTCGCGCGCTTCGATCATGTGCATCCTGCGATTCTGAATATTCCAAGTGGAGAAGGGCAGTTGATCGTCATGACATTTGGTTGGACTCCCCAGGAAAGTCAGTTCGCACTTTCTACCAAATTTGTACCGATGATGAACGTGATTCTGGCTCAAAATGCAAGGTTGATCGAAGTTCCTTCACAATTCACAGTCGACGAAAAAATCAAATTGCCGAACATCAAACAACTCACAAAAATCGCTAACCTCAACTCATCCCCCATTAAGTTAGCTATCGGCAAAGCCGACCTTGAAGAAAACATTCAACCGGGTCTCTATGAGGTTATGGTCGAAGAAGAAAACATGCCAGCACAAACGTTTGCAGTCAATCTGGCAATTGACGAAAGCAAAACCGCCCCACTAGCAGTGGAAAAGCTGGAAGCATTGGGAGTCAAGCTCCTTAAACCTGGTGAAACCACCGAAGCAGAGTCAAAGTCTTTCGATGTTCGACGTCAGGTACTCATTCAAGAACTGGAACAAAAACAAAAAATCTGGCGTTGGCTGATCATTGTCGCTCTCGCAATGCTTTGTCTGGAAACCCTGCTGGCGAAATGGATCGCCAGTCCTACTTCAGCGACACGAAAGGCGTAAATATGGGCCTTCCCGATCTCATACAACAACTTAATCAAGTCGTGTTTCGTTATGAGGCCAGTCGAAAATTGAAACGACTGACACTGATTTGGCTGGCTGCCGGCGGCCTGACGATACTCGCATGTCTTTTTCTCAAACCGATTTCCTCGCAGCAAGATCAACTCTTTTTATTGGCTGTACTGCTTGGGATTCCGTTTTTAGCTGCGATAGGAACACTTTTCTCTCGGGTTCACAAACTCCTTTCGCCCGCCAACAGACATAAAGTTGCAACATTAATAGAACGAACTTATCCGGATTTGGATACCAGTCTGCTGGCTACGTTGGAATTGGAAAACGCAACGAATGAAATTCATCCAACATTTCTACAAAACCGCCTGGTTCAACAAGTCATTGAACACGGAACACAACACGATTGGAGGCAAACCATCTCCAACCGCAAGTTATTTCTGCAAAGTACCGCTCATGTAGTCTGTTTCACAGCCTGGTTTGTTGGTTGTCTCAGTTGCTGGTCCTACCTGAAAGCAGCACCACTACCAAAAGAAATCCCACTCGCTACTACCTCAGATAGCAAACAGTATCTGGTCGAAATCAAACCGGGAACGATAGAGCTTGAAAAAAATCATCCTTTGTTGATCACCGCCCGTTTTACAGGAGAAACTCCTGAAACAGCAACCTTGCGAATTACCTCAGCTTCCGATGAACCCCAAACCATCCCATTAGACAAGCATCTGGACGATCCTATATTTGCGGTCCGATTACCTAAGATTGCCCATGATCTTTCCTATATCGTCCAGGCAGATTCCTGGGAATCAGAAACCTATCAGGTCAAAGTCTTTGTTCTGCCTGAACTGCTTCAACTGGATACGGTGATTAACGCTCCTGACTATACAGGACGACCCACGCAAAAAATGGAAGACGCGTTACAAATGAGTGCGATCGTCGGTTCGTCAATTGAGTTACAGGCTCGTTTTAACAAACCAGTGCAAACCGCGTTACTCGAATCAGAAAATCAGCAACCGCTTCCGCTGAAAGTCAGCTCAGATGGCATGTCAGCCCGAATCAGAATCATCGCAGAGAATAACCAGTCCTGGAATCTGCGTTTGATCGATTCTCATTCACGCGAAAATCGAACGCCGCCTTATATTGATCTGGTGGTCGTTCCCAACCTGCCTCCCGAAATCAAGGTCACATTCCCAGCCCGTGATACGCGTGTCTCTCCACTGGAAGAAGCGTTAGTGCAAGGTAGTGTCAGTGATGATTTTGGTCTGCAACAAGTGGGTCTCGTCTATACAATTCCCGGACAAACAGCGCAGACTCTCTCGCTACGTGAAACAACAAAGCCTGTTTTAGAATTTGTCGCAGAACATCTGCTCTCTCTGGAACGCCTCCAGGTCCAGCCGGACACTTTAATTTCGTATTACCTCTTTGCAGAAGATATTGCCCCTGATGGCAACACGCGCAAAGTACTCAGTGATATGTACTTCATGGAAGTTCGCCACTTTGAGGAAATCTTCAGAGAAGGGCGGTCTGCGAGTAGCTCATCACAATCAAAAAAGTCTGGAGGGAATGCAAAGCAGGTAGAAAAACTGGCGGAACAACAAAAACAAATCATCAATGCGACCTGGAAAATTATTCGACGGGAAATCAAATCCACAGTCTCTGATCAATTCAACAAAGATGTATCAACGGTTCATGAAGCTCAACAGGCATTAGTTACCAGTGTTTTAAAACTGGCTTCAAAGGTCAAATCGCACAAGTCAAAAGTAATCATCGATTCTGTCGTCCATAAAATGCAGGAAACCGTCTCGATTCTCGATTCAGTCAATCAATCTCGCAATGTTGAACAACTCACGGCTGCCCTCAATACAGAACAGTCAAGTTACCAATTATTGTTGAAACTGAGAGCAAGAGAACATCGTGTCTCAAAAAACAAGAATGGTGGAGGCAGTAAAGGAGGAGGCAGCAGTCGCTCTCAACAGCAAATGCAACAACTTGAGTTGACCAACAAGAAACAACGTTACGAAACAGAAAATCAGGCGTCTCAAGCTCAAGCAGCACAACCTGATCGCGAAGCATTACAAATTCTCAATCGACTCAGAGAACTGGCACAACGTCAAAAAGACCTGAATGAACAATTGAAAGCGTTATCTGATAAAAAGCGGCTCGCAAAAAATGACCAGGAACGAGAAGAAATCGAACGGCAACTCAAGCGGCTTAGAGAACGTCAACGGGAATTGCTCCGTAATACCGACGAAGTGGCCCAAAAAATGGATCAGTCGAAAAAAGCCTCTTCCGCAAAATCGAGACGCGAACTTGAACAAACGCGTTCTCACTTACAGCAAAGCTCAGAAGCACTCAAAAAAGGACAGGTCTCCCGCGCACTCAATTCAGGCACCAGAGCACAACAGCGATTGGATCAACTCAAAAATGAATTCCGCAAAAAAACAGCCAACCAATTTGCAGATGCAATGCGTTCCCTGAATAAGCAGGCAGAACAGCTTAATCAGAAGCAAAAAGAAATCAGCCAGGCACTCAACAAACAACAGCAATCAACGCAACCTGAAAAAAAACGTTCATTGCGCAAAAATAAAGGGCAGCAAGCAATGGCCGACAAATTACACGAACAGGAATCCGACCTGAAAAATCTTGTCGAGCAAATGAAGAAAATCGTTCAGGAATCAGAAAAATCAGAGCCTTTACTTTCGAAACATCTTTATGATGCGATTCGGAAAACCAGACCTTATCGTCCTGCAGATTCCTTAAAAAATGCAGCCAACTTTCTGAAAGAGGGTGCCTCTGAACGTGCACAGCAGGCGGAACAACGTGCCGCAGAGGGAATTGAGGCAATGAAACAGGGAATCGAAGTTGCTGTTGAAAGCGTTTTAGGAAATGACCTGGAATCTCTTAAACGGGCGCGAGAGGCAATAAAAGCACTCTCATCAGAAATGAAGAACGAACAAAAGCTGGCTGGTAACCCGAATTCACAAAAGCAGCGCACCGCTTCTTCACCAAAAGCCACACCCTCCGGTAGCCCAAAAACTCGTACAGATAAGCAATCAACTTCCTCAAAGCCGGGACAGCAAAAGCAGGCTGGCTCGCCTTCCGGTCAGGGTAAATCTCCTGTGCAACTCGCTTCTGCACAAAAGGGAAAAGGGCAGGGTTCTGGACCAAAACCGGGAGTTTCACAATCATCAACATCAAAGACAGGTCCGAAAACACTGAAAAGCGCTAAGGGAAAATCCAAAAGTGGCTCGGGTGGCAGTCAGGGAGGTCCTGGAGGTCAAACAACCGGGCCAATTACAGGTAATCAATTTCGAAAGTGGTCTGACCGTATGCGGGATGTGGAGGAAATGGTAGGCGATCCCGATCTCCGCAGTAAAGTGGCTCAGATTCGAGAACGTGCACAAAGTATGCGTGCGGAATTTAAACGACACTCTAAAGTACCGAAGGGAGACCTGGTTAATGCGCAAATCCTGGAACCGCTGGCTGAACTTCAAAAAATATTGTCCAACGAAATCATTAAACGAGGCGCGCAAACAACGTTGGCACCAATCGACGGTGACCCGGTACCGGAAAAATACTCCGATCTGGTCCGTCGCTATTATGAAGAATTAGGGAGTGGAAAATGAATTGTTTGGCCCAATTACAATTCGCTGCACCTCATTGGACTACAATTGCAGTCGTCACGATTATCGCTGGACTGATTCTCGTGATTTTTGCGTATCGATCTCTCACGTTAAAACGCTCTCTGGCGAGTGCTGCGATATGCTTGAAAGTCTTCGGTATCGTAATTCTTTCAATTGCCTTGACCGAACCACTCTGGAGTGGCACACATGTCCAACCCGGTACCAATTTGTTTGCCGTAGTAGTCGACAATAGTCAAAGTCTGCAAATCAAAGATCCGAAAACGAAGCAGCCACGCCTGGAGCAAGTCAAACAATTACTCACTTCATCACAGCCGGCAGAAAAGAATAATCTCCCAGAATGGCTCATCAATCTAGAACAGAATTTTTCCGTTCGAAAATATTCAGTCAATGCACATACAAAAGCGATACCAGAACTGCAACACCTTCAATTTGATGGTTCAAAAACAAATCTTGTTTCAGGACTCAACGAATTAAATCAACGTTATACCAAGTTACCGTTAGCGGGTATCCTGTTGATGACCGATGGAATTTCCGCCGAGGAAATCAGTCGTCTGGAAACGTCCGCCCCCATTT
The Gimesia aquarii DNA segment above includes these coding regions:
- a CDS encoding BatA domain-containing protein, with amino-acid sequence MSFLTPLYLFGIIAVGLPILLHLVRHQPKNVFQFSTLRFLEHKPPQTNRKNKIEHWLLLLLRAVAVMLLVAAFARPFFKSKDLELAKNSTTQQTILLIDTSSSMRRETLWNAALEKAKNIIQQARKNQIAIYTFDSKLTPVKGLNETKQLKTHQSHKFDQERLTKLTPGWNSTNLGKALTEIAALLQQQAASDPAKTPLQNSTIELITDFQAGSQLNALNNFSWPEELKVRLHQLPVKKTSNAGLQLLALNESSEATVRIVNAADSKQEQFTLTCQGKESTSKQVYVPRGQSRVVQIPTQEDMQHVKQIVLSGDAHDFDNTLYLQPITKTKLNIVHYATPETSATQSPDFFAKRAFPSTKSREVHYLTVGPDSPKILIASTKIHLMILSRPLSQSETSLVKQYLQQGGIVLCSLHNERASQTLKSLLPFPQKIARKLTVAPAEVNGYALLTNINFDHPTFQMFQAPEFSDFTKLKFWKYQRLSLPDSVPHQVLARFDHVHPAILNIPSGEGQLIVMTFGWTPQESQFALSTKFVPMMNVILAQNARLIEVPSQFTVDEKIKLPNIKQLTKIANLNSSPIKLAIGKADLEENIQPGLYEVMVEEENMPAQTFAVNLAIDESKTAPLAVEKLEALGVKLLKPGETTEAESKSFDVRRQVLIQELEQKQKIWRWLIIVALAMLCLETLLAKWIASPTSATRKA